The sequence ACCACACCCAGGACGCCCTGCTCGGCGGCCTGCTGGAACGGCGCCGAATGCGGTTTGCCGTCCGGCGGCAGCGCCTGGGTGACGGTCGGGCTCAGCTCCGCGAAGCGCCCCGGGCCGACACCCAGCCCCGGTTCCCGGCCCGCCAGGTCGAGCGCGTCGTGCCACAGCAGCACCCGGTGCTGGGTGAGCTGCCCCTCCAGGGACGAGGTCAGGCCGTCCGGCAGTCCGTTCTCGGCTATCGCCCAGGTCGCCCCGGTCACCAGCGCCACGGCGAGCGCGAGCCCGCCGAGCCCCACGGCACGGCGGTGCATACGGTCGGCGGCGAGCGAGCAGAGCAGCACTCCGAGGCAGGCCACGAAGCCCGACGTCGATCCCAGGACGGCCGCGGTGACCGCGATACCGGCGGCCAGCAGTCGCAGACCGAGCCGCAGGCCCGGCGGGCGGGCCGCCCAGGCCGCACAGCACGCGGCTCCCGCGGAGAGGGTGAGCAGCGCGGCGGTCGCGCCGGTCTGACCGAGCGGTGAGGTCATCTGCGTACCGGGATTGATGTGCGGGGCGGCCACGGCCAGACCGAGTCCGGCGAACGCGCCGGCGCTGGGAACGGCCACCGGCAGGAGTTCGCCGCAGATCCGCCCCACCGCGTAGCCGGCGGCCACGGCGAGCACCGCGAGCAGGACTCCTTCAGGCCGGCCGCCGTGCGCCGCGGCCGTGATCAGGGACCAGGCGGCGCACGCTCCGAGGACGGCGACACCCGTCGCGTCCGCCGCGCTGCGTCTCTCGTGTGCCGACGCCGGACCGGTCGCCGAAGCCATCCCCGTGGACCCCACCCCGACGCCCCCCGACCTGTGACGCCCCCCGCCCGCCCGGCCGGAAACGGCCCGTACGTCGAAGGCTCCGGCACACCGTAACGGGTGATGCGCCGGTTTGTGGACGAGTTGCGCAGAAACGATGCGGCAAGTGAGGGGTAAACGTGCGGTCAGTGCCGGTGGCTGCCTGGTCAGGCGTCGGGGACCGCGCTGTCGGCGCCGCGGTCACGCGCCGTACACTCCCCGAGTGACCGTCACAGCGACCTCCGTAGACGAGCCGGAACAGCTCGAACCGCAGGACCGGCCCGTTTCGCGCATGGTTCGCCTGGCGCGACGGCTGCTTCCGGCCACCGCCGCCGCACTCTCCGGGGTGCTGCTGTACGTCAGTTTTCCGCCGCGCACCCTGTGGTGGCTGGCCCTGCCGGCCTTCGCGGTCCTCGGCTGGTGTCTGCACGGCCGCAGCCGTAAGGCGGCCTTCGGTCTCGGCTACCTCTTCGGCCTCGGCTTCCTGCTGCCGCTGCTCGTGTGGACCGGCGTCGAGGTCGGTCCCGGACCGTGGCTGGCGCTCGTCGTCATCGAGGCGGTGTACGTCGGACTCGTCGGCGTCGGCATCGCGGCCGTGTCGAAGCTGCCCGGCCGGCCGCTGTGGGCCGCCGCCCTGTGGATCGCCGGTGAGGCGGCACGCGCGCGCATGCCGTTCGGCGGCTTCCCCTGGGGCAAGATCGCCTTCGGCCAGGCCGACGGGGTCTTCCTGCCGCTCGCGGCCGTGGGCGGCACCCCCGTACTCGGGTTCGCGGTCGTCCTGTGCGGCTTCGGCCTGTACGAGACCGTCCGGCTGGGCCTCGAAGCGCGGCGCACCCGTGTGGTACGCCGGGGCGCCGCCGCCGTGGCCGTGGTCAGTCTCGTCCTCCCCGTGGCGGGCGCCCTCGCCGCCCGCTCCCTGGTCAGCGACCGGGCCGAGGACGGCACCGCGACCGTCGCCGTCATCCAGGGCAACGTGCCGCGCGCCGGACTCGACTTCAACTCCCAGCGCCGCGCCGTCCTCGACCACCACGCGCGGGAGACCGAGCGCCTCGCCGCGAAGGTCAAGGCGGGCAAGGCCGCCCAGCCGGACTTCGTGCTGTGGCCGGAGAACTCCTCCGACATCGACCCCTTCCGCAACCCCGACGCCTACGCCGTGATCGACAAGGCGGCCCGTGCGATCGGCGCGCCCATCTCGGTCGGCGGCGTCGTGGAGAAGGACGACAAGCTCTACAACGAGCAGATCCTGTGGGACCCGGTGAAGGGCCCCGGCGCCACCTACGACAAACGGCAGGTCCAGCCGTTCGGTGAGTACCTCCCGATGCGCTCGCTGCTCGGCGCCATCAACGAGAACTGGACGTCCATGGTCCGCCAGGACTTCAGCCGGGGCGACAAGCCGGGCGTGTTCACCATGGCGGGCACCGAGGTCGGCCTCGCGACCTGCTACGAGGCCGCCTTCGACTGGGCCGTGCGCGACACCGTCACCAACGGCGCCCAGCTCATCTCCGTACCGAGCAACAACGCCACGTTCGACCGCAGCGAGATGACCTACCAGCAGCTCGCCATGTCCCGCATCCGGGCCGTCGAGCACAGCCGCACCGTCACCGTCCCGGTGACCAGCGGCGTCAGCGCCGTGATCATGCCGGACGGGAAGATCACCCAGCGGACCGGCATGTTCGTGGCCGACTCGCTCGTCCAGAAGGTGCCGCTGCGCTCCTCCGAGACCCCCGCGACACGCTTCGGGATCGCGCCCGAGATGGTGCTGGTCCTGATCGCGGCGGGCGGCCTCGCCTGGGCCGTGACGGCGGGAGTGCGAGGACGGCGCACCGGCGACCTGTAATCCCGCGCCGCGCACACGCCAGGCGGACATACGCCGCGCAGGAGTACGCCGGGTGGGTGTGTTCGGAACACGGCGGGGTGACGGGACCGGCCCGTTAGGGTCGATCCATGGCTACTCCTGACTTCATCCGTACGATCCGCGCCACCGCCGGCCGGCAGCTGCTCTGGCTTCCCGGAGTCACCGCGGTCGTCTTCGACGACGAGGGCAGAGTGCTGCTCGGGCGCCGCGTCGACACCGGCAAGTGGGCCGTCATCGCCGGCATGTCGGAGCCGGGGGAGCAGCCCGCGGCCTGCGCCGTCCGCGAGGTGTACGAGGAGACGGGCGTACGGTGTGTCGCCGAGCGCGTCGTGCTCGTGGAGGCACTGAAGCCGATCACCTATCCCAACGGCGACATCTGCCAGTTCATGGACATCACCATCCGCTGCCGGGCCGTCGGCGGAGAGGCGCGTGTCAACGACGACGAATCGCTGGAGGTCGCCTGGTTCGCCGTGGACGCGCTGCCCGAGCTGAACGATCACGGACAGTTCAGGATCAAGCAGGCACTGTCCGACGAACCCACGTGGTTCAACCCCACGACCTGAGGGCGAAGTATGGGTTGTGACCACATCGGTCCGGCCGGGAGGGCTCCCTATGGTCGGGGCATGACCGCGCGCAGCGTCCTCCCAGGCCCCCACGCCCCGTCCCTCGACCTCGGTGGCCGTACCGCCCTCGTCACCGGCGCCGCGGGAGGCATCGGCGGAGCGTGCGCGCTGCGGCTCGCCGCCGCCGGGGCGAAGGTGCGGGCGGTCGACCTGCAGGCCGAAGGGCTGGCGACACTCACCGAACAGGCCCGGGGCCTCGCGGGCACCGTCGAGCCGCTCGTCCTGGACCTCACCGACCTGGACGCGGCGGAATCCGCCGCAGCGGGCACCGACCTCCTCGTCAACAACGCCGGACTGCAACTGGTGCGGCCCATCGAGGAGTTCCCGCCCGACGTCTTCCACACCGTGCTGACGGTGATGCTGGAGGCCCCGTTCCGCCTCATCCGCGGGGCACTGCCGCACATGTACGGGCAGGGGTGGGGCCGCATCGTCAACGTGTCCTCCGTCCATGGGCTCCGTGCCTCCGCCTTCAAGTCGGCTTATGTGGCGGCGAAACACGGTCTGGAGGGTCTCTCCAAGACCGCGGCACTGGAAGGCGCCCCCCATGGAGTCACCTCGAACTGTGTGAACCCCGCCTATGTGCGCACACCCCTGGTCGAGAAGCAGCTCGCCGACCAGGCCGCCGCCCACGGAATACCGCGCGAGCGGGTCCTGACCGAGATCCTCTTGCAGGACACCGCCGTCAAACGCCTCATCGAACCCGAGGAGGTCGCCGAGGCCGTGGCGTACCTGTGCGGCCCTGCCGCGTCCTTCGTCACCGGCACCTCACTGGTGCTCGACGGCGGCTGGACCGCGCACTGAGAGGAAGTTATCCACAGGGCCGGGCAGGCTGTCGGCGCGACGGGTCATTCTGGTGGACATGTTCCGTGATCAATCGAAGTCGACCGGGCGCTCCGAGGCGAGCGCGGAGACGCCGTTCCTGGAACTGCTGGCCAGGGGCGCGTCCGCCGACGCGTACGAGCAGCCGGTGCTGCTCGCCCGCGCGGACGGCCAGACGTCCGACCGGATCGCCGCCCTGGAGCACGCCAAGCTGCTCGCGCTGCGGGTGCGCTCGGAGATGGAGGGGCGCCGCAGACGCGAGGCCGAACTGTCCGCGCTCTTCGAGACGGCCCACGACCTGGCGGGACTGCGCGACCTCGACGCCGTGCTCCGGGCGATCGTGCAGCGCGCCCGCTCACTGCTGAGCACGGACGTCGCCTACCTCAGTCTGAACGACCCAGCCCAGGGCGACACCTACATGCGGGTCACCGAGGGCTCGGTGGCGGCGCGCTTCCAGCAGCTGCGACTGGGCATGGGGGAGGGGCTCGGCGGACTCGTCGCCCAGACGGCCCGGCCCTACGTCACCGACGACTACTTCCGGGACGACCGCTTCCGCCACACCCTGACGATCGACACGGGCGTACGGGACGAGGGGCTGGTGGCGATCCTCGGCGTGCCCCTCATGCTCGGCCCGCACGTGATCGGGGTGCTGTTCGCCGCAGACCGCCGCGCACGGGTCTTCGAACGGGAGGAGATCGCGCTGCTCGGCTCGTTCGCGGCCCTCGCGGCAGCCGCCATCGACGCCGCGAACCTGCTCACCGAGACCAGGGAGGCGCTGGCGGACCTGGAGCGGGCCAACGAGATCATCGGGGACCGCAGCGGGGTCATCGAGCGGGCCTCGGACGTCCACGACCGGCTGGCCGAGCTGGTCCTGCGGGGCGGCGGGGTCCACGACGTCTCCGCCGCGGTCTCCCAGGTCCTCGACGGCACCGTGCGCTTCGCCGACGCGGGAGCCGCACCCGGTGACGCCCTGGAGACGTCACGCGCCGAAGGACACGCCGTCCGGCACGGGGACGACTGGGTCGCGGCCGTCGCCGCCGGCGGCGAGCTGCTCGGCGCACTGGTGCTTCGCGGCCAGCCGGGGCTCGACCCCGTCGACCAGCGCACCCTGGAGCGGGCCGCCATGGTCACCTCGCTCCTGCTGCTCGCCCGGCGCTCGGCCGCCGAGGCCGAACAGCGCGTCCGCGGCGAGCTGCTGGACGATCTGCTCGACGCCCGCGACCGCGATCCCCGGCTGCTGCGCGAGCGCGCGGCCCGCCTCGACGCCGACCTGGATGCCGTCCACGTGGTGCTCGCCGCCCGCCTGGACGGCCCGGCAGCGGACGCCGACCAGGAAGCGGGCGCCCGGCGCAGGCTCTGGTCCGCGGCGTCCCACCTCGCCGCCACCCGGCACGGACTCGCCGCGGCCCGCGACGGCGGCACCGTCCTGCTGCTGCCCCTGCGACCCGGCGACACCGCGACGGACCTGGCCCGCCGCACGGCGAGAGACCTGGGCACGGCCGTCCACGAGGCGGTCACCGTCGGCGCCTCCGCACCCGTACGGGAACTCGCCGTACGGCCGGAGAGTGTGTCCGAGGCCTACTCCGAGGGGCAGCGGTGTCTCGACGCGCTGCGGCTCCTCGGCCGCCCGGGAGACGGGGCCGCGGCCGAGGACTTCGGGTTCCTGGGGCTGCTGCTGGCCGGGAGCAGGGACATCTCGGGCTTCGTCGAGCGCACCATCGGCCAGGTCGTCACCTACGACGAGAAGCGCGGCACGGATCTCCTGCGCACCCTCGACGCGTACTTCGCCTGCGGGATGAGCCCGGCGCGTACCAAGGACGAGCTGCACGTCCATGTCAACACGGTCGCGCAGCGTTTGGAGCGGGTGGGCCGGCTGCTCGGCCCCGAGTGGCAGAGCCCGGCCCGCGCGCTGGAGATCCAGCTCGCCCTGCGACTGCACCGGTTGTCGTCCGCGGCGCCCCCCGGGCAGTACTGACCCCCGCACGCGGAGGGCGCGCGGGGGTCGGTCGCCGTACAGAGGGTCGGGCGTCGTACGAGGGGTCAGCCGCCGCACCAGGGCTCCGGCGGCGCTCAGACGGTGCGGGCGTCCGCGGGGCGGGCCGACTCCTTCGCGGCCTGCGCGCCGGGCAGCCCGGCCCCGGACGGCCCGGGTTCGGCCACCGCCTCCCCGTCGACGTCCGCGAGGTCGCGGTGGCGGGTCTCCTTCGCCACACCGACCGCGATCAGCGTCAGCACGACCGCCCCGATCACGTACAGGGCGATCGGTGTCGGGCTGTCGTAGTCGGCCAGCAACGCGGTCGCGACGAGCGGCGCGGGCGCCCCGGCCGCGACCGACGAGAACTGCGCGCCGATCGAGGCCCCGGAGTAGCGCATACGGGTCGCGAACATCTCCGAGAAGAACGCGGCCTGCGGCGCGTACATGGCTCCGTGCAGGACCAGGCCCACGGTCACGGCGAGGATCAGGTTCCCGAAGCCGCCCGTGTCGATGAGCGCGAAGAACGGGAACATCCACAGCCCGGTACCGGCCGCGCCCAGCAGGTACACCGGCCGGCGGCCGACGCGGTCGGACAGGGCGCCCCACGCCGGGATCACCGCGAAATGCACCGCGGACGCGATGAGCACCGCGTTCAGCGCGGTCTGCTTGGACAGCCCGGTCGACGTGGTGGCGTACACGAGGATGAACGCCGTGATCACGTAGTAGCTGATGTTCTCCGCCATGCGCGCGCCCATCGCGATCAGCACGTCCCGCCAGTGGTGGCGCAGCACGGAGACCAGCGGCGGTTTCTCGGCGGGTCCGTCCTGGGCCGACCTGCGCGCCTCGGCCCGGGCGAGGGCGGCCTTGAAGACGGGCGATTCATCGACAGAGAGACGAATCCACAGACCGACCATCACCAGGACGCCCGACAGCAGGAAGGGGATGCGCCAGCCCCACGCCGTGAACTGGGCGTCGGACAGCACGGCGGTCAGCAGCGACAGCACACCCGTCGCCAGCAACTGCCCGGCGGGCGCCCCGGTCTGCGGCCACGAGGCCCAGAACCCGCGCCGTCGCGCGTCCCCGTGCTCCGACACCAGCAGTACGGCGCCGCCCCACTCCCCGCCCAGCGCGAAGCCCTGCACCAGGCGCAGCACGGTCAGCAGCACCGGGGCCGCCGTCCCGATGGTCGCGTGCGTGGGCAGCAGCCCGATCGCGAAGGTCGCCCCGCCCATCAACAGCAGGCTCAGGACGAGGAGTTTCTTACGTCCGAGCCGGTCGCCGTAGTGCCCGAAGACCAGTGCCCCGAGCGGTCGGGCGGCGAATCCCACCGCGTAGGTCAGAAACGACAGCAGCGTGCCGACGAGCGGGTCGGAGCCGGGGAAGAAGAGCTTGTTGAAGACGAGCGCGGCGGCGGATCCGTAGAGGAAGAAGTCGTACCACTCGATGGTGGTGCCGATGAGGCTCGCGGCGACGATGCGCTTGAGGCTGCTGGGCGGTGTGGCGGGTGGTGGGGGAGCGGTTGCTGCGGAGGCCATGTGCACCACTTCCGGGTGTTCGGTGGGGACGGGTACGTATCGGCACACCGTAGGAAGGCGCAGGTCAGGCGCACATGTGGTGGGACAACATACTTCGGGCGCGGAGTGTGCGTGGGACCTCCATACGCCCTCTCTCTTGATCTACGCCCTGCACACCCGGGTCGAGCAGGTTAATTTGTCCATGCTTCTGATCTTTTGACGCTTTCTGCCGGCAGGTGACCCAGCCCGCAGGGACGAAGGGTGGACGATGGCAGGGACCCTCAACGCCCCGCTCGCGGAAGCCGAGCGCCCGCCCGCGCCGCCGACCGTCCGCGTCGGACGGGACACCGGCGGCCGACACTGGCCGGCGGCCGTCGCTGCCGCCTTCACCCTGGCCCAACTGGTCCTCGTACGGCCCACCATGGGTCTCGGCTGGGACGAGTCGGTGTACGTCAGCCAGGTCAGCGGGCATGCCCCGGCGGCGTTCTTCAGCGCTCCGCGCGCCCGCGGCGTCACGCTGCTCGTGGCGCCGGTCGCCTCGTGGTCCTCCTCGACCACGCTGCTCAGGATGTTTCTGGCGCTGCTCTCCGGACTCGGCCTCTACCTGGCCCTGCGCGCCTGGCGAGGGCTCTTCCCCGCCGGGGTGCTGGGCGCCGCGGGTGCCCTGTTCGCCACCTTGTGGGTGACCCTCTTCTACGGCCCGCAGGCCATGCCCAATTACTGGGTCGCCCTCGGCGCGCTCGCCGGAGTCGGCTGCTTCCTGCGCGCCCGCGCCGATCCCGGCGACCGGGCGGCGCTGTGGGG is a genomic window of Streptomyces sp. NBC_00414 containing:
- a CDS encoding O-antigen ligase family protein, translated to MASATGPASAHERRSAADATGVAVLGACAAWSLITAAAHGGRPEGVLLAVLAVAAGYAVGRICGELLPVAVPSAGAFAGLGLAVAAPHINPGTQMTSPLGQTGATAALLTLSAGAACCAAWAARPPGLRLGLRLLAAGIAVTAAVLGSTSGFVACLGVLLCSLAADRMHRRAVGLGGLALAVALVTGATWAIAENGLPDGLTSSLEGQLTQHRVLLWHDALDLAGREPGLGVGPGRFAELSPTVTQALPPDGKPHSAPFQQAAEQGVLGVVLLAAVFGWVLYALWRSPRPTPVVLTAGAALTALAAIAAVGNALSFTTVTAGAGLLAGLATARPAPTAPTVPTG
- the lnt gene encoding apolipoprotein N-acyltransferase gives rise to the protein MTVTATSVDEPEQLEPQDRPVSRMVRLARRLLPATAAALSGVLLYVSFPPRTLWWLALPAFAVLGWCLHGRSRKAAFGLGYLFGLGFLLPLLVWTGVEVGPGPWLALVVIEAVYVGLVGVGIAAVSKLPGRPLWAAALWIAGEAARARMPFGGFPWGKIAFGQADGVFLPLAAVGGTPVLGFAVVLCGFGLYETVRLGLEARRTRVVRRGAAAVAVVSLVLPVAGALAARSLVSDRAEDGTATVAVIQGNVPRAGLDFNSQRRAVLDHHARETERLAAKVKAGKAAQPDFVLWPENSSDIDPFRNPDAYAVIDKAARAIGAPISVGGVVEKDDKLYNEQILWDPVKGPGATYDKRQVQPFGEYLPMRSLLGAINENWTSMVRQDFSRGDKPGVFTMAGTEVGLATCYEAAFDWAVRDTVTNGAQLISVPSNNATFDRSEMTYQQLAMSRIRAVEHSRTVTVPVTSGVSAVIMPDGKITQRTGMFVADSLVQKVPLRSSETPATRFGIAPEMVLVLIAAGGLAWAVTAGVRGRRTGDL
- a CDS encoding NUDIX hydrolase, coding for MATPDFIRTIRATAGRQLLWLPGVTAVVFDDEGRVLLGRRVDTGKWAVIAGMSEPGEQPAACAVREVYEETGVRCVAERVVLVEALKPITYPNGDICQFMDITIRCRAVGGEARVNDDESLEVAWFAVDALPELNDHGQFRIKQALSDEPTWFNPTT
- a CDS encoding 3-hydroxybutyrate dehydrogenase, which codes for MTARSVLPGPHAPSLDLGGRTALVTGAAGGIGGACALRLAAAGAKVRAVDLQAEGLATLTEQARGLAGTVEPLVLDLTDLDAAESAAAGTDLLVNNAGLQLVRPIEEFPPDVFHTVLTVMLEAPFRLIRGALPHMYGQGWGRIVNVSSVHGLRASAFKSAYVAAKHGLEGLSKTAALEGAPHGVTSNCVNPAYVRTPLVEKQLADQAAAHGIPRERVLTEILLQDTAVKRLIEPEEVAEAVAYLCGPAASFVTGTSLVLDGGWTAH
- a CDS encoding helix-turn-helix domain-containing protein, encoding MFRDQSKSTGRSEASAETPFLELLARGASADAYEQPVLLARADGQTSDRIAALEHAKLLALRVRSEMEGRRRREAELSALFETAHDLAGLRDLDAVLRAIVQRARSLLSTDVAYLSLNDPAQGDTYMRVTEGSVAARFQQLRLGMGEGLGGLVAQTARPYVTDDYFRDDRFRHTLTIDTGVRDEGLVAILGVPLMLGPHVIGVLFAADRRARVFEREEIALLGSFAALAAAAIDAANLLTETREALADLERANEIIGDRSGVIERASDVHDRLAELVLRGGGVHDVSAAVSQVLDGTVRFADAGAAPGDALETSRAEGHAVRHGDDWVAAVAAGGELLGALVLRGQPGLDPVDQRTLERAAMVTSLLLLARRSAAEAEQRVRGELLDDLLDARDRDPRLLRERAARLDADLDAVHVVLAARLDGPAADADQEAGARRRLWSAASHLAATRHGLAAARDGGTVLLLPLRPGDTATDLARRTARDLGTAVHEAVTVGASAPVRELAVRPESVSEAYSEGQRCLDALRLLGRPGDGAAAEDFGFLGLLLAGSRDISGFVERTIGQVVTYDEKRGTDLLRTLDAYFACGMSPARTKDELHVHVNTVAQRLERVGRLLGPEWQSPARALEIQLALRLHRLSSAAPPGQY
- a CDS encoding MFS transporter, with protein sequence MASAATAPPPPATPPSSLKRIVAASLIGTTIEWYDFFLYGSAAALVFNKLFFPGSDPLVGTLLSFLTYAVGFAARPLGALVFGHYGDRLGRKKLLVLSLLLMGGATFAIGLLPTHATIGTAAPVLLTVLRLVQGFALGGEWGGAVLLVSEHGDARRRGFWASWPQTGAPAGQLLATGVLSLLTAVLSDAQFTAWGWRIPFLLSGVLVMVGLWIRLSVDESPVFKAALARAEARRSAQDGPAEKPPLVSVLRHHWRDVLIAMGARMAENISYYVITAFILVYATTSTGLSKQTALNAVLIASAVHFAVIPAWGALSDRVGRRPVYLLGAAGTGLWMFPFFALIDTGGFGNLILAVTVGLVLHGAMYAPQAAFFSEMFATRMRYSGASIGAQFSSVAAGAPAPLVATALLADYDSPTPIALYVIGAVVLTLIAVGVAKETRHRDLADVDGEAVAEPGPSGAGLPGAQAAKESARPADARTV